The sequence CCCAGGGCCTCCACGAACGCCGGTTCCTGGTACGGCGAGGTGAACAGGCCGCGGTCGTCCTCGAAGACGGGCGGGTTGAAGGCGTACGCGCCGGACACGGCGAGTTCACGGAACCTCACGGCGGTGGTCATCTACAGCTCCCCCCGGACGGTGCCGTCGGCGGCCGGGGCCGCGCGGTGTTCCGCCACGAGCTTCTCCAGCAGCGGGACGACGTCGTTGGGGCTCGGCGTGCCCACCATCTCGCGGCGGATCCGCGCGCAGTTCTGTGCGAACGACGGCTCGTCCAGCAGCCGCAGCACGTGGTCGCGCAGGTCCTGCGCGGTGTAGTGGTCGACGTCGTGCAGGTACAGGCCCGCGCCGGTCTTCTCCAGCTGCTTCGCCTTGTGGATGGTGTCCCAGACCATGTCGGGCACGATCAGCTGCGGCACGCCGTGCGCCAGCGCGGTCTGGAAGGTGCCGGAGCCGCCGTGGTGGATGACCGCGGAGCAGGTCGGCAGCAGCGCGTTGAGGGGGACGAAGTCGACGGCGCGCACGTTGTCGGGGAGTTCGAGCCCCGCGAGCTGCTTCTCGTTGAGGGTCGCGACCACCTCGACGTCCAGCTCCGCGAGCGCCGAGACGAGTTCGCCGATCGAGGCGCGGTCGCCGTCCAGCACCTCGCGGTGGGCCACCCCGAGGGTCAGACAGATCCGGCGCTTCTTCGGCGGCTCGTGCAGCCAGTCCGGGATGACGGCCTGACCGTTGTAGGGGATGTACCGCAGCGGCACGAACGGCTGCTTCACCGGGAACCGCATCGACGGCGGCACCGGGTCGATCGTCCACTGGCCGACCGCCACCTCCTCGTCGAACTCGGCGCCGTAGCGGCCGAGCGTCCAGGTCAGCCACTCGAGCAGCGGATCGTCCCGCTGCTCGGGCAGCCGCTCCGCCTGGAGGTCGAGGAAGGTCTCGCGCATCCGGCCCAGCAGGTCGAGCCCGAACAGCAGCCGGGCGTGGGCGGCGCCGGTGACCTTCGCGGCGACCGGTCCGGCGAAGGACAGGGTGTCCCAGACGACCAGGTCGGGCTGCCACTCGCGGCTGAACGCGACCAGGTCGTCGATCATGCGTTCCGGGCAGGAGTTCTGGAAGGCCATCGCCGTCATCGAGGTGAACACCCCGAGGACGTGGTCCCAGGTCAGCATCTCGGGACGGGTCTCGGTCATGTCCATCCCGGCTTCCGCCTGGCTCTCCATGATCTCGGCGTCGTCGCCCAGGCCCTCGTTGACCCGCTGCATCTGCTCCTCCAGGAGCAGCGGCTCACCGACGCACACGGCGGTCAGTCCGGTACGGGTGATGTCCTCCGCCAGGTCCGGCTGGCTGGCGATCCGGACCTCGTGACCGGCGGTCTGGAGGGCCCAGGCCAGCGGGACCTGGGCATGCATATGGGACTTGGCGGCGAACGTGGTGAACAGGACCTTCATCGATCTCCCTTTTCGCGAGTGGTGGAGCCGGCACTGTCCGGGGCGGCGGGCTTCACTGCCCGTCGTGGCCGACGTACCGGTGGTTCACCAGCCAGCCGTCGCCGTCGCCGTCTCCGTCCTCGTCGGAGACGAGGACGTCCTGGCACGAGGTGCTCAGCCGGATCTCCGGAGCGGCGCCCGCCGCGGTGGACACGACCAG is a genomic window of Streptomyces sp. NBC_00414 containing:
- a CDS encoding activator-dependent family glycosyltransferase; the encoded protein is MKVLFTTFAAKSHMHAQVPLAWALQTAGHEVRIASQPDLAEDITRTGLTAVCVGEPLLLEEQMQRVNEGLGDDAEIMESQAEAGMDMTETRPEMLTWDHVLGVFTSMTAMAFQNSCPERMIDDLVAFSREWQPDLVVWDTLSFAGPVAAKVTGAAHARLLFGLDLLGRMRETFLDLQAERLPEQRDDPLLEWLTWTLGRYGAEFDEEVAVGQWTIDPVPPSMRFPVKQPFVPLRYIPYNGQAVIPDWLHEPPKKRRICLTLGVAHREVLDGDRASIGELVSALAELDVEVVATLNEKQLAGLELPDNVRAVDFVPLNALLPTCSAVIHHGGSGTFQTALAHGVPQLIVPDMVWDTIHKAKQLEKTGAGLYLHDVDHYTAQDLRDHVLRLLDEPSFAQNCARIRREMVGTPSPNDVVPLLEKLVAEHRAAPAADGTVRGEL